The Methylomusa anaerophila genome has a segment encoding these proteins:
- a CDS encoding tRNA (adenine(22)-N(1))-methyltransferase, with amino-acid sequence MKLGKRLAAIASKVPQGSRLGDIGTDHAYLPIYLVRHNIISYAIAGDLHQGPYLSAQKAVQDAGLEKFISVRQGDGLNVIKPGEVDAIVIAGMGGANIINILTSRPDVTGTVTRMILQPMIAAAPVRRWLTENRWRITDETLAEDEGKTYQIIVTEQGETQPLDPIFYEIGPVLWNSKHPLLKQLIAEILIHYKEIIIAMSGSPAAAASPKYQELIAKMKALEEKLICL; translated from the coding sequence GTGAAACTCGGAAAACGTCTCGCCGCCATTGCTTCTAAGGTTCCCCAAGGCAGCCGACTGGGTGACATTGGTACCGATCATGCTTATCTTCCAATCTATTTGGTCCGGCATAATATCATTTCTTATGCAATAGCGGGTGATCTCCACCAAGGACCTTATCTTTCAGCTCAAAAGGCAGTTCAAGACGCCGGGCTGGAAAAATTTATTTCCGTTAGACAGGGAGACGGGCTTAATGTAATTAAGCCGGGAGAAGTTGACGCAATTGTAATTGCCGGCATGGGTGGAGCCAATATTATAAATATACTTACCAGCCGACCGGATGTCACCGGAACTGTCACCCGTATGATTCTTCAGCCAATGATTGCTGCTGCTCCCGTCAGACGTTGGCTTACTGAAAACAGGTGGCGGATTACTGATGAAACTTTGGCAGAAGATGAAGGGAAAACTTATCAGATTATTGTAACGGAGCAGGGAGAGACTCAGCCATTAGACCCTATTTTCTATGAAATTGGGCCAGTACTGTGGAATAGTAAACATCCGCTATTAAAACAGTTAATAGCCGAGATATTGATACATTATAAAGAAATTATAATTGCAATGAGCGGCAGTCCCGCAGCCGCGGCTTCACCTAAATATCAGGAACTTATAGCCAAAATGAAAGCATTGGAGGAAAAACTCATATGCCTGTAA